The following coding sequences lie in one Spea bombifrons isolate aSpeBom1 chromosome 5, aSpeBom1.2.pri, whole genome shotgun sequence genomic window:
- the LOC128496685 gene encoding rho GTPase-activating protein 28-like, translating to MAIQLNSRTKAKDILARFQCENSNGTPDSDRINNQSLYEIGGNIGEHCLDPDTYMLDVYNVNPRAEWILKPKNS from the exons ATGGCGATCCAGCTGAACAGTCGGACGAAAGCCAAAGACATCTTGGCAAGGTTTCAGTGCGAAAACAG TAACGGAACACCAGACAGTGACAGAATAAACAACCAAAGTTTATATGAAATAGGAGGAAATATAG GAGAGCATTGCCTGGATCCAGATACCTATATGTTGGATGTGTACAATGTGAACCCTCGCGCAGAATGGATTTTAAAGCCAAAAAACAGCTGA